The Theobroma cacao cultivar B97-61/B2 chromosome 2, Criollo_cocoa_genome_V2, whole genome shotgun sequence genome includes the window ctttgatttcacctttATGGGTCTGAAGGCTACCAGATCACTAAACAGGGTTAATTTTGGTATACCATGAAGCAAGCGAAGGTGAACGAGTGGTCAagaaaggattcatcaccctaagtgatataaggggatgtatctcacttgttctcaattcttgattaacttgtataaagtctttaGCCAAAgaatgatgaatttgaggaaagttagtttcctaaatttataaaattagtcatgaattatgaaaactaatatggaatgttatAAGTAGACATTGAGCCATACTTAATGTCATATCCGAGATATTTTATGAAAGGACTGTATTGCACTAAGAGGCTTATCACTGAATGgctttatcaaattttttaattgactctATAACATTTTGGTGGttatgatgtattgctagatgccctcatgatctataaatataaattaattatcaaattgatatttaattatgatttatatttattgctaaTATGTTaaaagcctaatgggtcacacacattaagtgacatgattgagattaaataaggataattaattaagttagacttaattaaaaaagaccaaaataaagtgaaaaattaattaagttctcaaagacttaattaaattaaaatacaattgTTGTATTTAGGATTACAACTTAGTTTacctatataaatatgttagttcgaaaactaaaactctaagcctCAAAAACCATTTCTCAgccatttcataaaataagaaaagaaaaatagttttctttgtctaaaaaaataagattcgaCAAgaacttttgatttttttgttttagaaacaaaacttgctaacaCAAGTAAAAATCGTACCTTTGAAAAGGTCTAATTCAGTCACTGTGTGGATTACTGTTggaggccaaacacttgggtggttgaagatttgacaaatcttaAAGGTGAAaaagcaaagattttgatttaattggctTTTAATTACGATATCTAGAGCaaggtatgtaactcttaaacttatgagtgttcataattaatttgaaagctacatgaaaaacacaaatattGATCTTGTAGGATTCGACTATTTCTCTGATTTAATActagtttattttttcactacgttatatttttaatttattgattattttcatgtttgagcaCAAGGTTGAATCCCAGCAGTGATATCAAAGCCTTTGTTTAATGTTTTCATATAATAAACATGCTTGATTCTTGGTGATAATCAATAGGATTGATATGTGTGTTGATTTGGtatatatcaattttaaaggctttctttaaaatttatttttttattttaattcaaatctaaacagcatataattaatttattaaaacatgttttaaaagGCTTAAAATCATGTTTAGTTGCAGAATTAATGAATGGATTAAAAGGCTTGCAAAGCCAAGTTAAAATCGAATAATTTTGAGGTGTTTTGGGGACTAATGTGTCAACTGTTATAAGcagtttttaattgttaaaaattagttttaataaattaaattactgtATGTTTCAGCCAGACTTGATTTAGTATGAAAAAGGttcataaaaatcatgttttcgagttccaaaacaacaaagattCAATGCAAAAAATTTTGGATAGCTATCATCGGTTTTAGTGGCTTAATTCTTTAtgaattttgtgtttaattgttaaacacacttgctgaaaatttttgaCAGCTTTTTCATGAGTTTGACTCATGATTTATGAAGTTTTAAGAGCACTTAGATACCatccattttaattttgggtgatccataaaaaaaaaaaaggaaattgtttcctactttaaaagtaattcctaaaattaaggatagaattttaattttgagtgaTTCATAAAATAGGAAATTGTTTCCTACTTTAAAAGAtattcctaaaattaaggatAGTATTTTAATTTGGGAAATTCATAGGAAATAGTTTCCTActtcaaaagaaatttctaaaattatgtGATAGTATTGAactttccttaaaattttggtttgactagaTGTTTCCAAAAATTTGTTAAGTCACCATTTAGGTAACTTGACAACATccaatttaggaaactaatccatgttctaaatgttagaaattaaaatgttgtcttaaatatattttaggaAGTTTACCTAAAATAAAGAagtttccaaaattaaaaagagttttaattatggaaagaattaaaaaggaaagttttatttaatgaatttCTAATAAGAAATAAGGAGTAAAATGTTTActttaagtgttttgaaaataagaatttcttaaacactaaattgaaaacaGTACCAAATAATTTGAGTCTAACACTTTAAGTGAATTAATTGATGCTTTTCTCAAATAACACACAAGATCACCAAGTGATATTGAGCTTGCATTTATTTCTATGCttttgtttatgattataaagtatgaggatgattatggacttagaCCTTAGAAAATTAGGTCATAgatggttaaatttatttcttacggtatttattttaaaatagggTTTGCGCACCCTGCCTTATCTCTAATTTCTCTGggttgtaaaattcttttctcacCTAGCTCCTCTCGAATGTAACTCGAGGTTtcttgattataaaatgtaattagttacatTAAAGTGTAAAACTAGggttagaaaatttttttgtaactTAAAGATAGAGATCCAAAGGCGCCATGGAGATTCAAGGAGATTACAAGCAAAGCTTGAAGATGATATTTGTGTAAATCCCCTAGAAATTTCATCAACTGATTTCCTTAACGGCTcgaggaaattagaattagtaaagtccataatcatcgtAGTAGTTGGCAAgatatagatttatttttcaatatatatatatatatatatgatatatgtgGAATGCgataaatgctatgcatgtCAACAATGCCAAATCAATGAGaccttaattaatgaattaataaataaaaatcccTTGTTAATATATTGAGTCAAAAAGTTACCTTCTACCATATAACAAGATAACCAGGCTGTTCTTTGAATTGAAGGCttgttgagtcactcaagGCCAAACTTTTACATGAGTACATTTAAGTTATTagtgggtcttactcaactagtacCATGTTGTTTGGATGTGTCACACATGACCGTATATTATTAGAGGCATAGTTCGGCAAAATGTATATGATACGTTTAGACAAGGAGTTGTCACCTAACTGATGTAGGAGTTATATaagatacaattggtaagttaagttacctacctaattagtttcattatggcttgttgagtcactcaagGTCATGGTGGGATGAAAAGGGTTCTAGCtcaataagaagtttaaaggTTAAATTTCTCGAAATAGTAAAGGAGggctattattttgataaaatattgagaataatcatataagattttaaaaccttatctttatgattatataatttgCGTTAATGACTAATAATCATTTATGTTGATTTATATAGGATATAAATCTATCATGGCGAATAGTTTGTCACTTAGAAGCATACTTGATGCAAACAAGTTGACAGGCTCAAATTTCATTGACTGGTTTCGCAATATCAAGATTGTctaaaacaagagaaaaaagctGATGTCCTAAATGGTCCTGTTCCCGAGGAACCTAGCGATGATGCTACAAATGAGGAAAATGAGACGTATAGAGTTTATATGGATGATCTCGATCAAGTCACATGTGTGATGTTGGCTAATATGGCTTCAGATcttcaaaagcaacatgaagCTATGAATGCCTTGGATATTATCCTAAACCTTAGAGAAATGTTCAATAAGGAAAGCCGCATAGAGAGATTTGACATTTCAAGGGAATTGTTTCGATGTAAGATGTTTGAGGGAAGCCCAGTTAGGCCTCATGTGCTTAAGATGATAGGATATATCACTTGACTTAAGCAGTTGGGTTGGGCTATGGATCATGATTTGAGCATAGACCTTGTACTTTCTTCGCTACCAGAGAGCTATTCACAGTTTGTGTTGAACTTCAATATGAACAAGATTGAGGTAACCCTTTCAGGCTTATTGAATATGCTCACACAGGCTGAGAACACCATTGCGAAGGAGAAGCTTTCAGTTCATCTTGTCTcttctaagaaaaataaaaatgagaaaagaaaattttctaaaaaagaCAAGGATGAAAAGGCATCAACTTCAAAAGGTATAAAGCCCACTAGAGGAGTGAAGATGGACAAGGACAATGACAAATGTCATTTTTGCGGCAAACTTGGGCATTGGAGGCGCAATTGCAAGGATTATCTTGAATCCATCAAAGggaagaaacaaaaggaagcTTCCACATCAAGTATGAATcatataatgatttattttttactactTGGTATATGATACCTTACTCTTTATTAATGGTTTTAATATGTATGACATATTGAAGGAACTAATGACAAGGAGCAGTGAAGAATAGGATCATGAAGAGGATAACCTTAGTTGATGGTGATCAACCTTGTCCACCTAGATTAGATTGtggaacaataaataattttagaacatTGAATGTTTTCATGGCATGATTGTCAAGATGagatgttttggttttggaCCTATggctaaatatttattttatgtttaggaaacatagatttatattttgctaGCATGAGATGcttagcttatatatatatttatatatttacattacatctcattttatttttgaaattgttcTAAATTATATATTCTTATAGTATAACCTTGCATATATGATAATCAATACTAAGTCATAATGATAAGATTATTgtgatattatttttcttttgattatgaatcaaaaaggaaattaatgagttGACTTCGATAAAATTGAGTCATAACTCAATGAATTCATAATAGGattatgaacatatttagtcTAAGAGCATTCTTAATGAAATCTTGGATCTAAATTAAGATTGCTTAGAACTAAATAACAATTGATTATCATAATGAATTCATAAGAGATTAATTACAATGCATTCGAAACCCAATTAATTGCATGAACTAACCTTTGAGAGGATTTCATCCCATAACCAATGATGAATGACTAATGACATGTAAGTGTAAATAAAAGTTATGGATATAACACCCCAAAAGGAAGTAAATAAGTTTACTTGGCAAGATTTCTATACATGATAGAAATAGTGGGAGCCAATGACACTTTAAAAGTCAAAGGttatgaaattatgaaatccaATAGATAAGATCTAtgcacaaaaaattaatttaatggGATGCATAAAGATGCATAATTCATGACATAAATCCCTTAAATACAAACCATTAATAGAATGCATATTAATGCACTACTCATGTAAGATGAGTCTACTAAATAATCCAACATGAATGACTGGATAATAATCTTtattcaatataataaattcaaaatagttGAATACATTGAATaagataaacatattttgtgCACATCATAAGATTAGTGGGAGTAAGATAAGTTACTCATTAAAAGTGTATAAGATACATTTACCAGtctaagaaaaacaaaatgggaCTAAAGAGTTAGAGCCTAAAAAGGGATTCAGCAAAAGAATTTAAGATTACATGTTAAAGGTGTTTAACATAGAGAGAATCCTAAATGTCAAAAGTGATATAAAGTCATGATTGAGTAGTTGTATTGGATTGGTTCCAAAACAAGAGATAACTACATGATTATATCTATAATCAGATACAAATCTTTTGTTTAGGCTATAAAAGAGGAGATATTTGGATCATTGGTTTAATGAACCAATAAATGATTTCGAGCTATTAAAGTAACAACAAGAGCCATAATAATGGAATTAAAGTCTCATTGTGATCTAAATTAGTATTTCGATTATGACAATGGAGATTGtcaaacatataaattaacatattctTAAATATTGCAATTTGAGTTGTCCTAGTAGAAACACAATTGCTAAGCGAAAGAGTTTGATATTGGATACGTTAGCAATTGACTCAAGTGCAAGTGAGAGattgttggtatatgcccttgAACCAAATTGGATTGatcaaggaatatatattgtcatttaatgcatatttaattgcataattatatgtgatagaggttttcctttatattagtggaataataaggagttattaagtactaattggatgaagcccatggaacataaaggccttgtaagagaattgtaaagttgttacaattatgagatcattatacatcaaagccatgttcttaaaattgtttctattcattgtattgtcaagacagggcattgacaatgcttaAAGACTGGTATATGTTAAGCCTtcttacttgagaagtaagcaatctatctcatagattgaagtatatgggatacttgaggataacatgtaggtgcctgttaaagaacaagttcactaaacatgacccaCTATGAGAACTCTATTTGGTATTTCATTCAAGTGTCTATGAaaaatgttctcatgtgataatCGTGCAACTAGTCCTTGGATTTGAGACACCGAGTCATCTTGTATGGGtaatgacatactttgatttcaccctACGGATCTGAAGGTGACTATATGCCtaaacaggatgcttttgggtatgccatgaaacatgcgaaggtgaatgagtggtcaagagaggattcatcaacccaagtgatatgaggagatgtatctcacttgttctcaattcttaattaacttgtataaagtcttcggctaaagcatgatgaatttgaggaaagttagtttcctaaattcataaggttagtcatgaattatgagaactaatatggaatgttatAAGTAGACACCTAGCCATACTTAATGTCATATCCTgaatatttaatgaaatgacCATATTGCACTAAGAGGCTTATCACTATAAGGCtctgtcaaattctttaattgactctctaaCACTTGGGTGGTCATAATGTATTTCTAAATGtcgctcatgatctataaatataaattacttatcaaattgatatttgattatgatttatatttattaccaacatgttagaagcctaatgggtcacacacattaagtgacatgattgagattaagtaaggataattaattaagttggacttaattaaaaaaatcaaaataaaatgaaaaattaattaagttctcaaatacttaattaaattaaaatacaattgTTGCATTTAGGATTCcaacttagtttggctatataaatatgttatattaGCAAACTAAAACTTTAAGCCTTAAAAACCACTTCTTAgccatttcataaaataagaaaagaaaaatagttttctttgtttgacaaaaataagattcggCAAGAACTTttggtctttttgttttagaaacaaaatttgctagcacaaataaaaatcctacctttgagaaggtcttattCAGTTATTGTGTGGATTACTGTTAGAGGCCAAGCACTTGGGTGGCTGAAGATTTGATAAatcctaaaggtgaagaagcaaagattttgatttatttggctcttgattacGATATTTAGAGTAAGGTATataactcttaaacttatgagtgttcataactaatttgaaagttacatgaaaaacacaaacattgatcttGTAAGATTTGACTGTTTCTCTGATTTAATACTAGTTTATTTTTTCGCTgcgttatatttttaatttattgattattttcatgtttgagcaTGAGGTCGAATCCCGGCAAAAGCTTCAAAACTTATGCAGGTAGCTATTGCATTCCTCTTTAAGTAACTGACAAGAACTTGTTCTTCTGATAACTGCATAGTTTGAgaatattttctttccttttactATTAGTCAACGCTTCCTGAACTTAAATAGAAGACTGATCAATGTCATGTGTACCAAACTCAAATAAGCCATATCATACTTCACTCCTAAGGGTCAGGGATGGACAGAACCAATCAGAAGTGTAATTGGCTACAGCAAAGCAAGTACCTTCAACTCACATACTTGTGTCTTGCTTAGCCAAGAAGTGTTAAACATAATAAGATACTAGGACTAATGTGGCTTTTTGCTAAACTTTATTTTCCCTATTTCAACTCTTTGAGCATGATATATGCTTGGTTGAAGCTTTTGAAGCATGGTGGATTAGACAGATAATTGTCATAACAAACAAGCtcttttttgcttgttttcaaCCTAGTTGTTCTTCcatatttttgtttgtgaTTTGCACTACGGTTAAGAAGAGTGTCAAGTTTTAATTCCTTATGTATCATAACACACtgataaattatttgtatAGCTTTGTCTTAGACAATTTAATGATCAATTGGGGTGATTCGTAATTCATCCTAGTTGTTCTTcccaacttaaaaaaattatcaaagaTAAATTCTATTTGTTTATTGTTCAATTATATTTGCCATGCTTGTCCTAAAAAAGATTGAAAGATATTTTACAATAAATTGAAAGATCATAAGATCATTGTGAATGAAGTAACGAAAGAGCAATCCAAAGATCATGTAGTAAAATTTTTAGGATAATATTAGATAGAATAAATGTTGGCGCAAATGGGTTTTTGAAATTCAAAGGGAACCAGCAAAATTAActacattaaataaatatttttaatactaTTTCGCCCCACCACTCATAtgcaaaaaaagaattatgcGAACATTAAGGATACAATGAAGCTAACACCAAACTTTGTTTTGCACTTCCAAAATTAGATCACCAGACACACTACTTTGTATAGACTTACAAGTATCTCTTCTTTGAGGATACAATCCTTTCATTAAAGTACATTTTTGTCTTAAACACACCTTTACATATTATAAGATATAACCTTTAGATAGAGGTAATTTTTCAATAGTTACCTTATGAAAAGACAACCTTTCATATCATTAgacataactttgaatcataatatgaaaagataactatttatatcataatttttaagtAATGATGTTTTTCAAGATTTGGAGGTGTTTTTTCAAATGTCACTCCATCAAGAGATATAACCTTTGATATGAAAAACTACCAACAATCCAATAATTACATTATGTGATATAACctttcaattttgaaaatacaccaataataaattaatgaattatacAATAcaataaacttaaaaaaaattgacatgaaaaaagaaaaacatgatTTGTAATCATTTAGACATGGAGTCCTAATAAATATGTCATTTagagataaaattttaatacctAGAGAGTCATTATGttcaatcaaataatcaagaaaaCAACAACATAGTATGAACAAGGGCTCAACTAATTAGTATGCGTAGTGAgttgaataaaatcaaataagtacattaaaaaacattaattaacaataaaaatgtgaaaaaCGGATTAAAATAAGATTGCGTATACGTAGTATGTTtgttaatgattttaattttttaaattgaaaccctaaatcatatataataaaatcaaattaaatatcttagtttgatttggttttatctttttgtgttttaaggtTATGCATAAGAGTTATGCAATCTAAATACAATAATTCTAGCATACATACTTCCACAAAGCATGATATTGTGGGTttgtcatttttaaaattcttagagacattttcaagttttcaatGAATTGCTTGGACTTTCCATTTATAATAGTGAGAGTGCTTTTGACTATTGTTTATGAATGATTCTCATAAATATGAATGATAATGATAAATGTgttacaaaataataaatataaaatagtatAGAAGAGCCTAATTTGTCATTATGGTTAAGTCTAAATACATTTACCTAATCCCTCATTATGGTTAAGAAATCAAAGAGTGTCATatgggaaaaattgaaattacaAGGACTAAAGGTGGAGTTTAtcctaatttttaatattttactttattttttgaaaaatacaatttattaatttatatttttaaaaaatatttaaaatgctGAAGTcgaaatatttttctttaaacttttgatATAGAATGAAAGGAGTATAAAATATATCAGTTACAGAATGCATTACACTTTAAGTattatatatgtgtgtgtgtgcaagCGTTCGCGCAATTTgacattaattaaaacaaaatattcttaaaatagtaatttaacTAACTTTAAAGAGtaagtaaaattaaatcagACCAATTACTCATTCAAACCAATTACGATTTAAGTAAAACGGTTCGATATAATTAATCTATTGAATCAATTGGTCCAATTGGTTTTTTCGTcggtttttggttttaaaatttttagaccaatccacccaaaaaaaatacaactaattatatatatatatatttttatatattaatatatataatattttttatatatattaagaagaattgataataaacttaattaataatatacttaaaatatattaatttattatatatacatatacaaatcataatcataacaatttaaatttaattgtacatatttacttatttataaatctgtattaatataaaattataagttatatattttaaataatagaacttatatgttaatattataatatattatagtaaatatcctacatattaatatgttatattaTACCTTAGTAATGTTtcgtaatataaaatattatgaatatatataattgtataaatattatatatatttatatttaatttatacataagcattactataatttataataaactttatttatatgtttttttcttttttgcatcAGATTCAAacaaactttatttatatgattacattTAATAATCTATCACTtcaatttttataacataatatttataattagttaatatttatacaaactttgatataaaacattataatatataaattgtgtcattaattttatatatacataataaagtaatatatataaatatttaatttatacataaacaTTACTGTAACTTATAATagactttatttatatgattatactgaataattttattatttatcgtcttaatttttataacatattgtttataattagttatt containing:
- the LOC108660729 gene encoding uncharacterized protein LOC108660729; the protein is MDHDLSIDLVLSSLPESYSQFVLNFNMNKIEVTLSGLLNMLTQAENTIAKEKLSVHLVSSKKNKNEKRKFSKKDKDEKASTSKGIKPTRGVKMDKDNDKCHFCGKLGHWRRNCKDYLESIKGKKQKEASTSRTNDKEQ